The nucleotide window TCCCCAGGCCGGTGCGCCGCGAGCGGCCCGGCGTCCAGCACCTCCATCACCGAGTCGGCGCCCATGTGGTGGCCGAGGGGAGTGTCCAGCGCGATGCCCTGGAGGTAGGGGTCGACCGACACGTACAGCGTCCGCAGCAGCATCTCGTCCGGCGCCAGATCCACGTCGATGTCCTCGACGACCTTCTCGTAGATCCGGTCCACGTCGGGAGTTCCCCCGACGTGCTCCCGCACGACCCACTTGTTGATCTTCACTGATGCTCCTTGTCCACGCCGGTGGAAGTGAGGTGGGACGTGACGGAGGGAGCCTGGGGCCGCCTCGGCACCGGGATGACGAGATGGGTGGGCGGAGGTGCGCCGGCGTCGACCGACGCGGTGAAAGCCCTGCCGTCGTCGCGGCAGACGAACTGCATGACGTGCCGGCCTGCGGCGGCGGCGCGGATCAGCCCGCCGGTCGTCGCCCAGACACCGGACTGGTAGAAGTTCTCCAGCCCCGGCAGCCCGGGGCCGTGCTTCTTGACGAGCTCCTCCAGCTTCTCGCCGCTCTCCACGAACGGCTGCCACCCCAGTACGGTCCCGTCGTGGTTGCCCGTGTACCTGACCTGGGTGAGCGGGCTCGACACGTCGCGTACGGCGATGGCGTCCCCGATGCCCGGGTAGCGCTCCTCCAGGAACCGCACGAGCGCCGTGCGCGCCCGGCGTTTCGCCGCGTAGTAGCCGCGCCCGTGGCGTACCGGGAGAGTGTGGAGCTCCTCGCCGCCGCGGGTCCGGGTGAGCTGCTCAGGGCCTTCGTCCAGGGCCCGCCAGGGGGCGATGTCGCAGAAGTACGTGGCGTACACGACCGAGGTCCCGCTCGGCGACAGCTCCGGGTAATGGCGGCTGCGGAACTGGACGTTGATGCTCGGATGGCGGATGCCGGTCAGCTCCGCCGCCTGCGCGTCGTCCAGCAGGTAGGTGGTGCAGGGATCGCCTTCGGGGAAAGGGCGCTTGAGCCCGAGGAAGAGGGTGAAGTACCCCGGGAAGACCATCCCCGGCTCGTGCAGGGTCGCGGTGTAGAGCCGGCGGTACTCGTCGTCGAGGTACCGGCCCCCCAGCAGCTTCAGCATCGTGGTGGGGCCGTCGCAGGCCGACACCACGATGTCCGCGCGCATCTCCCGGCCGTCGCTGAGCCGCACCCCGACCGCGCGGTCCCGCTCGACGAGGATCTCCTCCACCTTGGTGTTGTACGAGATCCTCCCGCCGAGACCCAGATAGCGCCGCTCGATCGACCGCGCGAGCCCCAGCGACCCGCCCTCGGGCACCCCGGCCGACAGATTGGCGTGCGAGGCGAGCTGGAAGTGGGTCGGCAGCACGGGGAAGTTCGGATGTCTCTCGTACAGGACGAAATTGAACGCCTGCCGCAGCAGCGGGTCCTCGAACCGCGCCGAGTACTCCGACATCAGCACCGAGATCGACTTGCGCACCGCGTTGAAGTACGGCACGAACGACGCGAGCATCCGCCAGCGCTCGATGCGGCCCATCAGCCCGACCGGTTTGAGGAAGGGGTAGACGGCGAGCGCTTTGCGGAAGGCGCGCAACTGGCGGCAGAAGTCCCTGATCCGCTTGGCGTCCACGGGCGAGAGCTCGGTCAGATGCTCCTGCAGCCGGTCCGGGTCGGAGTAGAAGTACACCGCCCGGCCGTCCGGGGCGCGCACGATGTTGAACACGTCGAAGTGGCGGATCTCCTTGCCCTGGAGCGCCCCGAGCTCCAGCCAGATCTGGTGCATCTCGTTGCCGGGACCGCTGCCCAGCAGCCAGCTGACACAGGCGTCCAGCGTGAAGTCCCCGCGCTCCCAGGCGGTGCAGCAGCCCCCTGGAAGCTCGTGCATCTCCAGCACCTCGGTGCGGTAGCCGTTCATCTGCGCGTAGGCGCCGGTGGAGAGACCACCGAGCCCCGCACCGATGATGATCATGGTTTCCCTGCCGCGCGACGAACGCGCCATGGGCCTGCTCCCCTCGGTCGTCACGCGCCGGTGCCCTCCTTGGCGGTCCACCGGTCGAGCTGGGGCAGCCGCCCGAGCTTGCCGGTGTGCCAGGGGCCGGAGGGAGTGCTCTCCCACGCCCTGAACGGGATGCCCAGCTCCTCGCACAGGTACTGGACGGCGAACCGGCCGGTGGACGCGGCACGGATCAGGCCGCCCATGCCGACCCACTGACCCGCCATGGAGAAGCCGCTGAGACCCGGCAGCCGCATCCGGTCCTTGCCGACCAGATCGGACGCCACGTCGTCGGCGTCCGAGAACGCCTTCCAGGCCAGGATCGAGCCGTTGTGATTGCCGGTGTAGCGCCGGGTGGTGGCCGGCGAGGCCACGTCCACCAGCTCGATCCGCCCGGCCGCCTCCGGCCACCGCCGGGACAGGAAGCCCCGCACGAAATCGGCGACCTGCTGCTTCTGCGCCCGGTACGCCTTGCGGTCGCTGCGGCGCAGCGCCTGCCAGTGGGCGTAGTCGCTGAAGTAGGTGCAGTGGACCACCGACTTGCCGGGCGGGGCGAAACCGTCGGAGTAGCGCGACCGCAACTGCACCACCAGGCTGTTCTGCAGGGCCCCGGGCAGCCGGGCGGCGTCCTCGGCGTTGAGCAAGTACGTGGTGCTGTGGGCGTCCTCCTGGGGGAGCGGGCCGCGGATGCCGACGAACGCCGAGACCACCGCGGGGAAGAGAGCGCCGGGCTTCTCCAGCAGGTCGTCGTAGAGACGGTCGATCCTCGGACTGGTCCAACGGCCCTCCAGCAGACCCTGGATCGTGGTGCGCCCGTCGCAGGCGGAGACGACGTGGTCGGCGTAGTACCGCCTGCCGTTGCGGAGTTCGACCCCGATCGCCCGGCCGTTCTCCACCAGCACCTTCTCGGTCCGGGCGCGGTAGGTGACGGTCCCGCCGAGCCCGGTGTACCGCTCCTCCAGCGACCGGGCGAGCCCGAGCGAACCTCCCTGCGGGAAGCCCGCGTTGCCGTGATAGGCGCTGGCCATGTTGAAGAGGTACGGCAGCAGCGGGAAGCCCTCCGGATCCTGGAAGAAGATGTTCCTGAAAGCCTTGCGCAGCAGCGGATCCTCGAACCGGTCGGCGAACCGGTGCATCGGCGTGGCGGCCGTACGCCAGAAGAGGCGGAACGCCGGCAGCACCGTGCGCAGCGTCGCCGCCCTCTCCCGTACCGTCCGCAGGGCGGGCGCGGTCAGGAACGGATACAGCTCGATCTCCGTGAACCGCCGCAGATCGCGGCAGAACGAGCGGATCAGCCGGGCGTCCGCCGGGGAGACGCGGGTCAGGTGCTCCTCCAGCCGGGCCGGGTCGTTCCAGAAGGTCACCGACCGGCCGCTCTCGTCGACCACCCTGTTGAACAGCTCGAAGTTGGTGATCGACTTGCCGTCCAGCGCTCCCAGTTCGCGCCACACCCGGTTCGCGTCGTTGCCGGCGGCGGTGCCGATCAGCCACTCGATGCAGTAGTCGAAGATGTAGCCGTCCCGGGACCAGGCGGTGCAGCAGCCCCCGGGCAGCACGTGCTTCTCGAAGATCCGGGTCCGCATCCCGCTCATCTGCGCGTAACAGCCCGTGGACAGGCCCGCCACGCCCGCGCCGACGACGATGACGCGGGGCTTGCTCCCCGGTGTGCGCTCCCGTCGGCCCCAGTCGGGGCCCGCCTCATCCCGCATGGGAGGCATCTCCCGTCAGCAGGGACCGCACCAGCTCGGCGTTGCGGGGCAGGTGTTTGGGATCGAGCATGTCGGCGTGGGTCCCGGACCCCTTCAGCACCTGCGTCCCGGCGGTGGAACTGCCGTGCCAGGCACCCGGGGCACCGGCCGCGTAGAGGCCGGCCTTCTCCTCGTCGGTCACCACGCCCACCAGGGCGGCCACCGTCCCCGTGTTGGGCGTCCGGCCGCAGAACTCCAGGTACTCCGCAGCGTGTTCGAGCACGGTCCGGGTGACCACCTCCGACCCGGTGTGCAGGTGGATGTGGCGGCCCAGCTCCGCCTCGAAGGTCTTGATTCCCTCCTCGCCCGGCTCGTACGTCTCCATGATCCGGCGGGAGTCGAGCACCACCACCCGGCCCACCTCCCGGCCCCGCGACTCCAGCTCCTTGGCCACCTCGAAGGCGAGGTTGCCCCCGAGCGAGTAACCGAGCAGCAGGCAGGGGCCGTCCGGCTCGACCGACTCCACCAGGTCGGCGTAACGGGCCACCTTGTCCTCGCCCGGCACGTAGTTGAAGGCGATCGTCCTGTGCTGCGCCAACTGCTCCGCGAGACCCCGGTAGACCAGGCCGTGGCCGCCAGCCGGAGGGAAGCAGAAGACGGGCCGCCCCGGGCCGGGGTTGAAGGTCAGATAGGGCAGTTCCTCGGCGGAGGTGCTGTTGACGCGTTCCTCCACCGCGGCGGCCATGCCGTGCAGCGTGGTGACCTGGTAGAGCCGGCTCACCGGGACACTGACACCGAACTCCGTGCGCAGATGGTGGAGGAGCTCGATCAGCTTGATGGAACTCCCGCCCGACTCGAAGAAGTCGTCCCCGAGCCCCGCCCGCTCCGTACCGAGCAGAGCCTGCCAATGGCGGGCCATGCTCACCTCGTACAGGGTCACCGGAGCCTCGTGCGACTGCCCACGGTCCCCGCTCACCGGCACCGGAAGCGCCGTGACGTCGACCTTCCCGTGCGCGGTGAGCGGCAGCGCGGCGAGTTCGGTGATGTGCGAGGGCACCATGTACGACGGCAGGGCGCCCGCGAGATGGCGGCGCAGGGCCCGCCGGTCCAGCACGGCTCCCGGCTCCGCGACGCAGTACGCGCAGAGCGTGGCGTCCCCGGCGGCGTCCGGGCGGACGGCCACCACCGTCCGGGCGAGACCCGGCCAGCCCGCCAGATGTGCCTCGATCTCGCCGATCTCGATCCGGTGGCCCCGCAGCTTGACCTGGTGGTCGCCGCGCCCCAGGAGATGCACCCGGCCCTCGGTGTCCCAGCGGGCCAGGTCCCCGGTGCGGTACAGCCGTTCCGGCCGAGCGCCGGGCCGCCGGCTCAGCCGCCGGGTGACGAAACGGGCGGCGGTCTGCTCGGGGTCGCCGGCGTACCCCAGGGCCACGCCCTCGCCCCCGATCCACAACTCGCCCGGAACACCGGGCGGCACCGGTTCACCCTGCGCGTCGAGCACATGGAGCGCGGTGTTCGGCAGCGGGCGCCCGATCGGCACCATCAGACCCGGCTCCAGACCGTCGGCGGGCCCCTCGAAGAAGGCGCTGTCGATGGTGGCCTCGGTGAGACCGTAGGAGTTGATCACCCGGGTACCGGGCCCGCAGAGCTCCCGCAGCCGGGTGTACTCCGCGACCTTCCAGGCGTCCGAGCCGACCACCAGGAGTCGCAGGAAGTCCAGCCGCTCGCCCTCCCGCGCGCAGTGGTCCATCAGGCCCCGCACGACGGCGGGCACGAACTCGGCGCAGTTCACGCGTTCGGCCCGCATGGTGCGGTGGAGCCGCGGCGTGTCGAAGATCAGGTCCCGGTCGGCCAGTACCAGGCTGCCTCCCGAGCACAGGGCGCGCACCAGGTCACCGGTGAACACGTCGAACGAGGGCTCCGCCATCTGGAGATGGACGTCCGAGCCGTCGAGCCGGTACTCGCCGAGCCACGCCGCGTACGCCGAGGCGAGGCTGCGGTGGCTGACCCGGACCGCCTTGGGGCGGCCGGTGGAACCCGAAGTGTTGATCACGTAGGCCGGGGAGCCCGGGTCCGTCGCCACCTGCGGGGCCGGGCCGTCCGTCTCCGTCCCGCGCAGACCGTCCAGGGTCTCCACGCGGACGGGCAGATCCCGCGCCCACCGGGCACGCGCCTCCCCGACGACGACCAGGGCAGCCCCCGTGGTGCCGAGCACGTGCGCGACGCGGTCCGCCGGCTGGTCCGGATGGACCGGGAGAAAGGCGCCCCCAGCCTTCAGCACGGCGAGCAGCGTGACGATCAGTTCCGGCGACTTGTCCAGGCAGACCCCGACCACCGACCCCGCGCCCACCCCCAGGTCACGCAGCCGCCGCGCCCGCGCGTTCGCCCGCCGGTCCAGCTCGCCGTACGTCATCCGCGCGGTGTCCCCCGAGAGCGAGGGCACCGAGACGGCGACCGCGCCGGGCCGTGCGGCGGCGGCTTCCTCGATCAGCCGGTGGACCGGACGGTCCGGGTCCGCCGGCTGCCCGGTGCGGGCCGGCAGTGCGCAGGCCCCGCTCCACCGGTCCACCAGCCGCTCACGCTCCGCGGCGTCCAGCATCTCCAGCCGGGGCGTCGGCACTCCGGCCTCGGCGCGCGTCATGCTCTCCAGCAGTTGGACGTAGTGGCCGGCCATCCGCCGGACGGTCGTGGGCAGGAAGAGATCGGAGTTGTACTTCAGCACGCAGTGGAAGCGCCCCTCCGCCTCGTCCTCGTACGCCGACAGGGTCAGGTCGAACTGCCCCTCCTCCTCCGGGAGTTCGATGTACTCCAGCCGGTAGCCGTACTGCTCGGTGGCCACCTTGTGGGTGAGCAGGATGAACATCGCCTGGAACACCGCGGAACGGCTCGGATCGTGCTGGAGCCCCAGTTCCTCGACCAGCAGCACGAACGGGTACTCCTGGTTGTCCAGGCCGTTCAGTACGGTGGAGCGGACCTGCTCCAGCAGCTCCGCGACCGTGGGCGCGCCCGAGAGGTCCGCGTGCAGGGGGAGCGGGTTGACGAAGTAGCCGTAGACCGAGGAGAACTCCTGCTGGGTGCGGCCGGTCACCGGACTGCCCACGACGACGTGGTCCTGCCCCGAGTAGCGGTGCAGCAGGATGTAGTACGCGCTCAGCAGCACCATGAACGGCGTCACCCCGTGCCGCTGGGCCAGGGCGTGCACCCGGGCGCTGAGGCCGTCGTCCAGGACGAAGAACTCGGAGGCGCCGTTGTGCGTCTGCACGGCCGGGCGCGCCCCGTCCACCGGAAGGTCCAGCAGCGGGACCTCGGCCGGCAGGTGGGACCGCCAGTACTCAAGCATCCCGTCGGCCTCCCGGCTCGCCAGGAAGCGGTTCTGCTGGTTGAGGAAGTCGAGGTACCGCGCGCCCACCGGTGGCAGCGCGGGCTCCCGTCCCTGCTTCAGGGACTCGTGGACGGCGAGGAGTTCCTCGATGAAGGTGAAGGTCGAGATCGCGTCCGAGACGATGTGGTGGACCGCCTTCATGATGACCCAGCGGCCCGAATCCCGCTTGAACAGGCGGAACCGCACCAGCGGATCGCGTTCGAGGTCGTACGGCTTGCGGTACTCGCGGATGATCGTCCGCCGGATCTCCTCCCAATCCTGGCCCTGGACGTCGAAGAGGGCGAGGTCGGGCTCCGCCCCGGACGTCGTACGCTGCACCGGGAGCCCGTCCTCCAGGTGGAAGTTGGTGCGCAGCGCCGGATGCCGGGCGATCAGCCTCCGTACGGCCTCGAACATCAGGTCGGGTTCGATGTCGGCGCGCACCTCCACCGCGCCACCGATGTTGTACGCGTAGCCGTCGGGGTTGAGCTGCTTGAGGAACCAGAGCGCCTTCTGGTTCTGGGTCAGCGGGTGGCTGCTCTCGTCGGTGAACACCTCGACGGCAGCGGCCGGGTCCTCGCCTCCGGCGGCGTCGGCCGCCACGCGTTCCAGCAGCCCCTCGTACAACTGGTCGGCCAGCTGGCCGACGGGGGTACCGCTCAGCAGGGCGACCACGGGCAGGGCGATCCCCAGATCGGCCTGCACCCTGGCCCGGAGCTCCATCGCGAGGAGGGAGTCGAGCCCGAGTCCGCCCAGCCCGGCGGACGGGTCGATCTCCTCGCGCGCCGTACGCAGCACGGTGCCGGTGAGCGAGGTGAACCGCTCGACCACCAGGGAGCGGCGTTCCGCCTCCCCGGCGCGACGGAAGGTGTCGAGGAAGCCGTTGCCCTCCTCGGCCGCTTGGCCGACGGCGGACGCGGCGAGTTCGGAGACCAGCGGCGGAGGCGTGTCGTACCAGGCCAGGAACGTCGGCCAGTCGACGACCGTCGCCACCAGCAACTGGGCCCGGTCCTGCCCGATGACCCGCTCCAGCACACTCATCCCGGCGTCCGGGGACAAGGAGCTCATGCCCCGGCTGTGCAGATAGTGGTCGACCAGCCCGAGTTCCTCGATCATGCCCGTCGCCCACGGACCCCAGTCCAGGCTCAGCGCGGGCAGCCCCTGGGCGCGCCGCCGGTGCGCCAGCGCGTCCAGGAAGGCGTTTCCGGCCGCGTAGTTGGTCTGGCCGGCGGTCGTCAGCAGGGAGGCGATCGAGGCGAAGAGCACGAAGTGGTCGAGCGGCTCGTCCCGCAGATGCCGGTCGAGCAGGTAAGCGCCCGTGATCTTCGGTTCCAGCACCGCGTCGAAGGTGGCCCGGTCCATGTCGGCGACGAGCGTGTCGCGCACCTGCCCGGCGAGGTGGAACACCCCGCGTACCGGGGCGCCGCCCCCGCGCCGGTACGCGCCGAGCCAGCCGGTGAGCGCGTCCTCGTCGGTCACGTCCACCGGTGCAAGAACCGGCTGCGCGCCGAGGGCCTCCAGTTCCCGCAGGAGTGCCACGGCCCTGCCCGGTGCGGTGGCCGGGTCGGTCGCCGCCCACTCCGGGCGCGGCGGTACCGGGGTGCGGCCCATCAGAATCAGCCGCCGGGCGCCGCGCTTCACCAGCGTCCGGCACAGGAGCCGGCCAAGCGCTCCGTACGCCCCGGTGACCAGGTAGCTCCCGTCCGCGCGCAGCCTCAGCGGCAGAGGGCCGGTCAGCCCCGTGGCGGGGAGGAGGCGACTGGTCGTGCGGCGGTCGCCCCGCAGACCGATCTCCTCCTCGTCGTCGGTCAGGAATTCGCGCAGCAGGGCCTCGGCGTCCGCGCGCAGGCCGGCCGCACCGGGCTCCCGCGCCGGGTCCAGGTCGACCAGCTTGCCGCGGTGTCCGGCCAACTCCTGGTGGCGCAGCACCCGGGTGACGCCCCAGGCCGGAGCCGCGAGCGGCTCGACCGACTCGCCCGGCGACACGGGCTGCGCGCCCCGGGTGACCACGTGGAGCCGGCCGCCGGTGCGCCGAGCCGCGAGCACCTTGGCGAGCGCGACGAGGGAGTACGCCCCGGTCCCCGTGACCCGTGCCAGGTCCTTGCGCTCGCAGGCGGGGAGTGCGGGCAGGTCGAGGTTCCACAGGTGGACGACCGTGCCGCGGAAGGGCGCGCCGTCCCGGTCCAGCCCGGCGAAGAGCCGCTCCAACTGCTCGGCGGACTCCGGCGCGACGGTGAACCCGCCGTCCCCGGGCAGCCGGCCCTGCGTGGTGCCGGCCCGCACCAGACGGCAGCGCTCGCCCCGCGCGGTCACCAGCGCGGCGAAGGCGTCCCCGAGGCCGCCGCCGTCCGCGAGGACCAGCCAGTCCTGTCCGCCCGCGCCCGACGGCGGCTCTGCCGCCGCGGAGCCGTTCCCGGGCACCGCGTCCCACGGGCGGTCGATCCACGTGGGCTCGGCGAGCCAGGAGTCGATGGTGCCCCGGGAGACCGCGGCCGACGCCTTCTCCACGTCGGCCGCGCGGAATCCGCGTAACCCGCCGAGCGCCGTGCCGTCCTGCGCGTACAACGCGAGGTCGCCGACGAGCTCGTCCCCGTCACCGCTCGACAACGTGCCGTGCACCCAGAGCGGCGCGTCGCCGGCGGGGGAGAGGCTCATCTCGTCGAGTGAGAGCGGCAACCGGATGCCGGTACCCCGCGAGGACGCGTCCTCCGCCAGGATCTGAGGTGTCAGCAGGCTCTGGAAGCAGGCGTCCAGCAGCACCGGGTGGATGTGGTGGCGGGAGGCGTCGTCGCCGATTGCCGCCGGAGGCCGGACCAGGGCCAGCACCTCGTCCGCGCCGATCCAGACCTCCTCGATCGCCCGGAACGCGGGGCCGTAGTGGTAACCCAACGCGGCCAGTCCCGCGTAGCACTCCTCGGCTCCGAGCCGGTGCGCACACCGGGCCCGGACCGCGTCGGTGTCCAGCGCGGGTCCGGCCGAGCGCCGTTGCGCGGAGCGGACCACCCCACTCGCGTGTACCGCGCGCTCCGCGTCCGTGCCGCCGGGCAGGGACGCGACGGTGAAGTCCCCGTCCTCCAGCGACACGGAGAGCTGTACGGTCCTGACCTCGTCCTCCGGGAGGAAGAGCGCCTTGCGCAGGTCGATGTCGGCGAGCACCACATGGGTGCCTCCGGTGAGGGCCCGCACGGCCTGGGCCGCCATCTCCAGATAGCCGGCCGCGGGGAAGACCACGGTGTCCTGGATGCGGTGGTCGGCGAGGTACGGCAGGGTCTCGGTGTCGAGCTTCGACTGCCAGGTGGGTTCGGTGTGGCCGGTCCGACGGCCCAGCAGCGGGTGGTCGAGCAGGCCGAGCCTGACCCGGGCGACGGAGTCCGGCTCCGTCCAGTGGCGGTCGCGCCGCCACGGATACCGGGGCAGCGGGACCGTCTCGCCCACGGGGTGGAGCACG belongs to Streptomyces sp. NBC_00102 and includes:
- a CDS encoding NAD(P)/FAD-dependent oxidoreductase, whose translation is MIIIGAGLGGLSTGAYAQMNGYRTEVLEMHELPGGCCTAWERGDFTLDACVSWLLGSGPGNEMHQIWLELGALQGKEIRHFDVFNIVRAPDGRAVYFYSDPDRLQEHLTELSPVDAKRIRDFCRQLRAFRKALAVYPFLKPVGLMGRIERWRMLASFVPYFNAVRKSISVLMSEYSARFEDPLLRQAFNFVLYERHPNFPVLPTHFQLASHANLSAGVPEGGSLGLARSIERRYLGLGGRISYNTKVEEILVERDRAVGVRLSDGREMRADIVVSACDGPTTMLKLLGGRYLDDEYRRLYTATLHEPGMVFPGYFTLFLGLKRPFPEGDPCTTYLLDDAQAAELTGIRHPSINVQFRSRHYPELSPSGTSVVYATYFCDIAPWRALDEGPEQLTRTRGGEELHTLPVRHGRGYYAAKRRARTALVRFLEERYPGIGDAIAVRDVSSPLTQVRYTGNHDGTVLGWQPFVESGEKLEELVKKHGPGLPGLENFYQSGVWATTGGLIRAAAAGRHVMQFVCRDDGRAFTASVDAGAPPPTHLVIPVPRRPQAPSVTSHLTSTGVDKEHQ
- a CDS encoding NAD(P)/FAD-dependent oxidoreductase; the protein is MRDEAGPDWGRRERTPGSKPRVIVVGAGVAGLSTGCYAQMSGMRTRIFEKHVLPGGCCTAWSRDGYIFDYCIEWLIGTAAGNDANRVWRELGALDGKSITNFELFNRVVDESGRSVTFWNDPARLEEHLTRVSPADARLIRSFCRDLRRFTEIELYPFLTAPALRTVRERAATLRTVLPAFRLFWRTAATPMHRFADRFEDPLLRKAFRNIFFQDPEGFPLLPYLFNMASAYHGNAGFPQGGSLGLARSLEERYTGLGGTVTYRARTEKVLVENGRAIGVELRNGRRYYADHVVSACDGRTTIQGLLEGRWTSPRIDRLYDDLLEKPGALFPAVVSAFVGIRGPLPQEDAHSTTYLLNAEDAARLPGALQNSLVVQLRSRYSDGFAPPGKSVVHCTYFSDYAHWQALRRSDRKAYRAQKQQVADFVRGFLSRRWPEAAGRIELVDVASPATTRRYTGNHNGSILAWKAFSDADDVASDLVGKDRMRLPGLSGFSMAGQWVGMGGLIRAASTGRFAVQYLCEELGIPFRAWESTPSGPWHTGKLGRLPQLDRWTAKEGTGA
- a CDS encoding non-ribosomal peptide synthetase/type I polyketide synthase → MADATNDVSTGKIAIIGIGCRLPGGASDHRAFWQNLLDGKDCVTPTPPDRYDVTTHRSGHRDKPGRLVGGRGGYIDGFDEFEPAFFGISRREADHMDPQQRKLLEVAWEALEDGGQRPADLAGSNTAVYVGAFTLDYKILQFADLSFETLAAHTATGTMMTMVSNRISHSFDFRGPSLSIDTACSSSLVAVHLACQSLKRGESDLALAGGVLLHMAPQYTIAETKGGFLSPEGRSRTFDASADGYVRAEGVGLVALKRLEDAVRDGDPIHAVILGSGVNQDGRTNGITVPNGDAQVSLVRQVCAEAGITPGDLQYMEAHGTSTPVGDPIEANALSRALAIGRAPGAPCYVGSVKANIGHTESAAGIAGLIKTALSLEHRTIPPHINLERVNPAIERDSSPYEIPDRVTPWPVHGGPARAGVNSFGFGGTNAHLVLEEAPERSPEHQMSRAPERGWNILPLTARHPDALAQIAEGVRGELAGVRGRAVSLTDLGHTLAHRRQHLESRLSVVHSSRQDLDEALAAHLRGEAHPRVVRSKQLDPQDRRLVQVFTGMGPQWWGMGRGLLASEPVFRETVAACDREIARIAGWSLLDEMAAEEDRSRMAETWLSQPANFAVQIGLAALWRSYGVRPDAVVGHSTGEIAAFYEAGVYSLQDAIAVAVHRSRLQHTLAGAGTMLAIGLAEAEAEDRLRPFGSRISVAAVNSPASVTVAGDEEALTELADSLRAEEVFVKFLAVEVPYHSAAMDRIKDELIASLADIAPRPARVPLYLTGVEGVAEGTELDAGYWWRNVRDRVRFRAAVDRLADDGYRLFLEVGPHPVLGHAIRECLEAGGRTAVSVPSVRRAEDENERFALSLATLHNLGVPIAWDVLHPVGETVPLPRYPWRRDRHWTEPDSVARVRLGLLDHPLLGRRTGHTEPTWQSKLDTETLPYLADHRIQDTVVFPAAGYLEMAAQAVRALTGGTHVVLADIDLRKALFLPEDEVRTVQLSVSLEDGDFTVASLPGGTDAERAVHASGVVRSAQRRSAGPALDTDAVRARCAHRLGAEECYAGLAALGYHYGPAFRAIEEVWIGADEVLALVRPPAAIGDDASRHHIHPVLLDACFQSLLTPQILAEDASSRGTGIRLPLSLDEMSLSPAGDAPLWVHGTLSSGDGDELVGDLALYAQDGTALGGLRGFRAADVEKASAAVSRGTIDSWLAEPTWIDRPWDAVPGNGSAAAEPPSGAGGQDWLVLADGGGLGDAFAALVTARGERCRLVRAGTTQGRLPGDGGFTVAPESAEQLERLFAGLDRDGAPFRGTVVHLWNLDLPALPACERKDLARVTGTGAYSLVALAKVLAARRTGGRLHVVTRGAQPVSPGESVEPLAAPAWGVTRVLRHQELAGHRGKLVDLDPAREPGAAGLRADAEALLREFLTDDEEEIGLRGDRRTTSRLLPATGLTGPLPLRLRADGSYLVTGAYGALGRLLCRTLVKRGARRLILMGRTPVPPRPEWAATDPATAPGRAVALLRELEALGAQPVLAPVDVTDEDALTGWLGAYRRGGGAPVRGVFHLAGQVRDTLVADMDRATFDAVLEPKITGAYLLDRHLRDEPLDHFVLFASIASLLTTAGQTNYAAGNAFLDALAHRRRAQGLPALSLDWGPWATGMIEELGLVDHYLHSRGMSSLSPDAGMSVLERVIGQDRAQLLVATVVDWPTFLAWYDTPPPLVSELAASAVGQAAEEGNGFLDTFRRAGEAERRSLVVERFTSLTGTVLRTAREEIDPSAGLGGLGLDSLLAMELRARVQADLGIALPVVALLSGTPVGQLADQLYEGLLERVAADAAGGEDPAAAVEVFTDESSHPLTQNQKALWFLKQLNPDGYAYNIGGAVEVRADIEPDLMFEAVRRLIARHPALRTNFHLEDGLPVQRTTSGAEPDLALFDVQGQDWEEIRRTIIREYRKPYDLERDPLVRFRLFKRDSGRWVIMKAVHHIVSDAISTFTFIEELLAVHESLKQGREPALPPVGARYLDFLNQQNRFLASREADGMLEYWRSHLPAEVPLLDLPVDGARPAVQTHNGASEFFVLDDGLSARVHALAQRHGVTPFMVLLSAYYILLHRYSGQDHVVVGSPVTGRTQQEFSSVYGYFVNPLPLHADLSGAPTVAELLEQVRSTVLNGLDNQEYPFVLLVEELGLQHDPSRSAVFQAMFILLTHKVATEQYGYRLEYIELPEEEGQFDLTLSAYEDEAEGRFHCVLKYNSDLFLPTTVRRMAGHYVQLLESMTRAEAGVPTPRLEMLDAAERERLVDRWSGACALPARTGQPADPDRPVHRLIEEAAAARPGAVAVSVPSLSGDTARMTYGELDRRANARARRLRDLGVGAGSVVGVCLDKSPELIVTLLAVLKAGGAFLPVHPDQPADRVAHVLGTTGAALVVVGEARARWARDLPVRVETLDGLRGTETDGPAPQVATDPGSPAYVINTSGSTGRPKAVRVSHRSLASAYAAWLGEYRLDGSDVHLQMAEPSFDVFTGDLVRALCSGGSLVLADRDLIFDTPRLHRTMRAERVNCAEFVPAVVRGLMDHCAREGERLDFLRLLVVGSDAWKVAEYTRLRELCGPGTRVINSYGLTEATIDSAFFEGPADGLEPGLMVPIGRPLPNTALHVLDAQGEPVPPGVPGELWIGGEGVALGYAGDPEQTAARFVTRRLSRRPGARPERLYRTGDLARWDTEGRVHLLGRGDHQVKLRGHRIEIGEIEAHLAGWPGLARTVVAVRPDAAGDATLCAYCVAEPGAVLDRRALRRHLAGALPSYMVPSHITELAALPLTAHGKVDVTALPVPVSGDRGQSHEAPVTLYEVSMARHWQALLGTERAGLGDDFFESGGSSIKLIELLHHLRTEFGVSVPVSRLYQVTTLHGMAAAVEERVNSTSAEELPYLTFNPGPGRPVFCFPPAGGHGLVYRGLAEQLAQHRTIAFNYVPGEDKVARYADLVESVEPDGPCLLLGYSLGGNLAFEVAKELESRGREVGRVVVLDSRRIMETYEPGEEGIKTFEAELGRHIHLHTGSEVVTRTVLEHAAEYLEFCGRTPNTGTVAALVGVVTDEEKAGLYAAGAPGAWHGSSTAGTQVLKGSGTHADMLDPKHLPRNAELVRSLLTGDASHAG